One Tunturibacter gelidoferens genomic region harbors:
- a CDS encoding prolyl oligopeptidase family serine peptidase gives MYLIRNGSESIEDQIANAPEGYPDGIGEAAFHMDVWDSAVAKLVSDGMVNPEKVGIIGFSRSGWYTEFILSHSKTRYRAATVAENVQYSLGEYWLLHSDSTIRGWETIYGGPPYGATLPNWLRYSISFNIDKIHTPLLMEEMGYGITDDNEQTPPLNLMQNYELFTGLNRLGRAVELYYYPYEQHQPDHPQARLESLQRNLDWYSFWLLGSEREMPADREQYDRWRLFRLRSDKSGTIPP, from the coding sequence ATGTATTTGATTCGCAATGGATCGGAGTCGATCGAAGACCAGATTGCAAATGCCCCTGAAGGGTATCCCGATGGAATAGGAGAAGCGGCGTTTCACATGGATGTTTGGGACAGCGCCGTTGCCAAACTAGTCTCAGACGGGATGGTCAACCCTGAAAAAGTTGGCATCATCGGGTTCAGCCGCTCCGGATGGTACACGGAGTTTATTCTTTCGCATTCTAAAACCCGATACCGTGCGGCAACGGTCGCGGAAAATGTTCAATACAGTTTGGGCGAGTATTGGCTGCTGCACTCGGATAGCACCATTCGCGGATGGGAGACGATCTACGGGGGGCCTCCGTATGGCGCGACCCTGCCAAACTGGTTGCGGTATTCCATTTCCTTCAATATAGACAAGATCCACACGCCGCTTCTCATGGAAGAGATGGGCTATGGCATCACTGACGATAATGAACAGACCCCGCCACTGAATTTAATGCAGAATTATGAGCTATTCACCGGTCTGAACCGGCTCGGCCGCGCAGTTGAGCTGTACTACTATCCCTACGAACAGCACCAACCGGACCACCCTCAGGCGAGGCTGGAGAGCCTCCAACGAAACCTAGACTGGTACAGCTTTTGGCTGCTGGGGAGCGAAAGAGAAATGCCGGCGGATCGCGAACAATATGACCGGTGGCGTCTCTTCCGTCTTCGCTCTGACAAGAGCGGAACGATTCCGCCTTGA
- a CDS encoding right-handed parallel beta-helix repeat-containing protein codes for MLPFSTKMVAAFAVALLTTALAVSQTVAPASTPRNTLADYDPGLVKKIHAFGPLFSDAISRKNTETAAPHDFVEDLQVPDGTKVRVLVKAPAPANPAKILKLAPIAPAQTPNDYFATAITQAISGGYAQVVFPKATYNFVAPTHAGASHVLIKGANDLIIDGQDSTLNFASPLSGGVSIANSQRLVFKRFNLDWPKTLMASIGTIVSINNKANTLRVRIAPQYHVESSTQIIALTPWDAKSDPANPHFSLTSFYKEQYTNNTGTRFVGNQTFEIPYYNHFIQVGDVFLVRHFGAAPWMSAISVGGHDIDFEQVNVYASPLMGFSISGGNGYRLSHCSVTRLSAARLISSAADAVHAADTVGDIIIEDSTFAYQGDDGLNIHGAIGGTAKAGQNFLHWTVGGEGSWAPYGWAKEDPIGWFDNVLGFHGTTPFQSVSHAPSGLQINLKDKAPPGTTRVSDLSHVGARFVIRNNKYLYNRARGILLQSSFGLLENNTFIGQTLHGLILGVAPDSEGPGVQNVIVRGNHFSNVGSIPQIQPLPDPDAAYGAMMISVQGDANNVTSQVPVHANLVLDSNTFTNLRGPGLFITRANDVVVVNNQFTNTNLSRLPFVNLGIANLGGSIVIDHAHNIFLSNNTMKDATTGPISIDSKSTDGIKR; via the coding sequence ATGCTCCCGTTCAGCACGAAGATGGTCGCAGCCTTCGCTGTTGCACTCCTTACCACCGCACTCGCTGTCAGCCAGACCGTCGCTCCCGCCAGCACCCCCAGGAACACACTCGCCGACTACGACCCGGGCCTAGTCAAAAAGATCCACGCCTTCGGCCCGCTATTTTCCGACGCCATCTCCCGCAAAAACACCGAAACCGCCGCGCCGCACGACTTTGTCGAAGACCTTCAGGTCCCCGACGGAACCAAAGTGCGCGTTCTGGTCAAAGCCCCCGCCCCGGCCAACCCAGCCAAAATCCTGAAGCTCGCCCCCATCGCCCCGGCCCAAACGCCCAACGACTACTTCGCCACCGCAATCACCCAGGCCATCTCCGGCGGCTACGCTCAGGTCGTCTTCCCCAAAGCCACCTACAACTTTGTGGCGCCCACACACGCAGGCGCATCGCACGTCCTCATCAAGGGCGCCAACGACCTCATCATCGACGGCCAGGACTCCACGCTTAACTTTGCCTCGCCTTTGTCTGGCGGAGTAAGCATCGCGAACTCCCAGCGGCTCGTCTTCAAGCGCTTCAACCTCGACTGGCCCAAGACCCTGATGGCCTCCATCGGCACCATCGTCTCCATCAACAACAAGGCCAACACCCTGCGCGTCCGCATCGCGCCCCAGTACCACGTCGAGTCCTCCACCCAGATCATCGCCCTCACGCCCTGGGACGCGAAGTCGGACCCCGCCAACCCACACTTCTCCCTGACCTCCTTCTACAAGGAGCAGTACACCAACAACACTGGTACCCGCTTCGTCGGCAACCAGACCTTCGAAATCCCCTACTACAACCACTTCATCCAGGTGGGCGACGTCTTTCTCGTCCGCCACTTCGGTGCGGCCCCCTGGATGAGCGCCATCTCCGTCGGCGGCCATGACATCGACTTCGAGCAGGTCAACGTCTACGCCAGCCCTCTCATGGGCTTCTCGATCTCCGGTGGCAATGGTTACCGCCTGTCTCATTGCAGCGTCACCCGCCTCAGCGCCGCACGGCTCATCTCCAGCGCCGCCGATGCCGTGCACGCCGCCGACACCGTCGGCGACATCATCATCGAAGACAGCACATTCGCCTACCAGGGCGACGACGGCCTCAACATCCACGGCGCCATCGGCGGCACCGCCAAAGCAGGCCAGAACTTCCTTCACTGGACCGTCGGCGGTGAAGGCTCCTGGGCTCCCTACGGCTGGGCCAAGGAAGACCCCATCGGCTGGTTCGACAACGTCCTTGGCTTCCACGGCACAACGCCGTTTCAGTCCGTCTCCCATGCGCCTTCCGGCCTTCAGATCAACCTGAAAGACAAGGCACCACCAGGCACAACCAGGGTCTCGGATCTCTCGCACGTCGGTGCGCGCTTCGTCATCCGCAATAACAAATACCTCTACAACCGCGCACGCGGCATCCTGCTTCAGTCGTCCTTCGGCCTGCTGGAAAACAATACCTTCATTGGCCAGACCCTCCACGGCCTCATCCTCGGCGTAGCACCCGACAGTGAGGGTCCCGGCGTGCAGAACGTCATCGTTCGCGGCAACCACTTCTCCAATGTCGGCAGTATCCCGCAGATTCAACCACTGCCAGATCCCGATGCCGCCTACGGTGCCATGATGATCTCCGTGCAGGGCGACGCAAACAACGTGACTTCGCAGGTTCCGGTACACGCCAATCTCGTCCTCGATAGCAACACTTTCACCAATCTCCGCGGGCCCGGCCTGTTCATCACCCGCGCCAACGATGTCGTCGTAGTCAACAACCAGTTCACCAACACCAATCTTTCACGCTTACCGTTTGTGAACCTCGGAATTGCCAACCTCGGTGGCTCAATCGTCATAGACCACGCACACAACATCTTCCTCTCAAACAACACCATGAAGGACGCAACCACCGGCCCTATCTCAATCGACTCAAAATCAACCGATGGAATCAAACGCTGA
- a CDS encoding metallophosphoesterase family protein: MILSFDENPSIHLPGRTFARESFMARAVSALIAASRVLWIFIWIRLGIPPSRSFLYYCIYLALLIFVIRFNQKRRASFLTRQHVFGLGALAAMLLTSAVFTIFPILWADITMRVADDSFLVPTLVTPSPCNSNNAVIAHISDLHITENQRTRDGKLRGNERLPPLLSRIDGSNAAYLIVSGDLTDSGSPSAWKITSSILTKGLPRTRVIATPGNHDLNEFFGLDPTQQQLREKDDEITTDIEKMPRLSRFIVYQSLLFPSLQTYNNISLSKLVAEIPKKSTITPEEEQKCFKQCKDLWGPGMHETQQCFASCRQNWQFARFDYLYSFRDMFPLVYVDYDRGIAFLSFASTLYHSDTVGDNAIGEISEEQIVRARKLLNGLPPSVNNWVFTMHHPLIRQHSDLAFPFHLSDLRHSIAWADRLYESDWFLAIFLRNDPNESRKLSDVISKQLDDRPEAKAFVFYGHRHRRPLSRIGRITFIEAPNVATSNPDDFGFYSVNPMRNTAEVSWCAVK, translated from the coding sequence TTGATTCTCTCGTTTGATGAAAATCCGTCTATTCATCTTCCGGGTCGAACATTCGCTCGCGAAAGTTTCATGGCGAGAGCGGTATCTGCCCTGATCGCCGCATCGCGTGTACTGTGGATTTTTATCTGGATCCGATTGGGAATACCACCCAGTCGATCCTTCCTCTATTACTGTATTTATCTGGCACTTCTGATTTTTGTCATCCGGTTCAATCAGAAACGTAGAGCTAGTTTCTTGACACGGCAACATGTATTCGGTCTTGGCGCATTAGCAGCAATGCTTTTGACGAGTGCTGTGTTCACAATTTTCCCGATCCTCTGGGCAGATATAACAATGCGCGTGGCGGATGATTCCTTTCTCGTCCCGACGCTTGTTACCCCATCGCCGTGCAATAGTAACAACGCCGTAATTGCTCATATTAGCGACCTTCACATAACCGAAAATCAGAGAACACGCGACGGAAAGCTTCGCGGAAACGAACGTCTTCCGCCACTATTAAGTCGAATTGACGGATCCAATGCGGCTTATCTGATCGTGTCCGGTGATCTCACAGACTCGGGAAGTCCTAGTGCTTGGAAGATCACCAGTTCGATTCTCACAAAGGGGCTACCACGAACCCGCGTGATCGCAACGCCCGGTAATCATGACCTAAACGAGTTTTTCGGTCTCGATCCAACCCAGCAGCAGTTGCGAGAAAAGGACGACGAGATCACAACGGACATCGAAAAGATGCCACGTTTGTCACGCTTTATTGTTTATCAATCCCTTCTGTTCCCGTCATTGCAGACGTATAACAACATTTCACTCTCGAAGCTTGTCGCGGAGATTCCAAAGAAATCCACCATTACCCCGGAGGAGGAACAAAAGTGCTTCAAGCAATGCAAGGATCTATGGGGACCGGGAATGCACGAAACACAACAGTGCTTTGCTTCCTGCCGCCAGAATTGGCAGTTCGCGCGCTTCGATTACCTCTACTCATTCCGGGATATGTTCCCTTTAGTGTATGTGGATTATGACCGAGGTATCGCCTTCCTTTCTTTTGCTAGCACCCTTTATCACAGCGACACGGTCGGCGATAATGCAATCGGCGAGATTAGCGAGGAGCAGATTGTTAGGGCCAGGAAGCTATTGAACGGATTGCCCCCATCGGTGAACAATTGGGTTTTCACGATGCACCACCCATTGATTCGTCAGCATAGTGATCTAGCGTTTCCATTTCACCTTTCGGACTTGAGACATTCTATAGCGTGGGCCGATAGATTATATGAAAGCGACTGGTTTCTCGCGATCTTTTTGCGAAATGACCCCAACGAATCGAGGAAGCTATCGGATGTCATTTCTAAACAACTTGATGACCGACCAGAGGCGAAAGCCTTCGTCTTTTATGGCCATCGACACCGACGCCCGCTATCTCGGATTGGACGAATAACGTTTATCGAGGCTCCAAATGTCGCAACATCCAACCCTGATGATTTTGGCTTCTACTCGGTGAACCCAATGCGTAACACTGCCGAAGTTTCATGGTGCGCAGTCAAATAG
- a CDS encoding ArdC family protein: MNTPAANSNRRSTTENPKEQQQPQQPQTAKEIIAANVKALIEQLEAGHSDALTAYLNAMSRFHHYSFSNVLEIARQMPTATRVAGFWAWKQLGRSVKSGEKGIRILAPIVGIKRKLAAEAEKDITKQNTRVLVGFRSAYVFDVSQTDGVDLPELDGISGDVGANRDRLLALLEKQGIALTYTEKIAPALGMSYGGRIAILPGQSKAEEFSTLVHELAHEMLHKAERRTATTKVVRETEAEAIAFVIGRAVGLETGTASADYIQLYHGNASLLAESLEVIQQTSAIILAALESFATAETMPDAELAKVA, from the coding sequence ATGAATACCCCAGCCGCCAACAGCAACCGTCGCTCCACCACCGAAAACCCGAAAGAACAGCAGCAGCCGCAACAGCCACAGACGGCGAAGGAGATCATCGCCGCCAACGTGAAAGCCCTCATCGAGCAGTTGGAGGCCGGACACTCCGACGCACTCACCGCCTACCTCAACGCCATGAGCCGTTTCCATCACTACAGCTTCAGCAATGTACTGGAGATTGCTCGGCAGATGCCCACGGCCACCCGTGTGGCCGGGTTCTGGGCTTGGAAGCAGCTAGGTCGGTCGGTTAAGTCTGGCGAGAAAGGGATTCGCATTCTCGCTCCCATTGTCGGCATCAAGCGCAAGCTCGCTGCCGAAGCAGAGAAGGACATCACCAAACAGAACACCCGCGTCCTGGTTGGCTTCCGCAGCGCCTACGTCTTCGACGTTTCGCAGACCGATGGCGTAGACCTGCCCGAACTCGACGGCATCTCCGGCGATGTTGGCGCGAACCGCGACCGTCTTCTTGCTCTGCTTGAGAAGCAGGGAATTGCACTCACCTATACGGAGAAGATTGCACCCGCACTCGGCATGAGCTACGGAGGACGTATCGCCATCCTGCCCGGACAGTCCAAGGCCGAGGAGTTCTCGACGCTGGTACATGAGTTGGCGCATGAGATGTTACACAAGGCCGAACGCCGGACGGCGACCACCAAGGTAGTCCGTGAGACGGAGGCAGAGGCGATTGCATTTGTGATTGGGAGGGCTGTCGGCCTCGAAACCGGAACCGCCTCGGCGGACTATATCCAGTTGTACCACGGCAATGCGTCGTTGCTGGCCGAGAGCTTGGAGGTCATCCAGCAGACCTCCGCCATCATCCTCGCCGCATTGGAATCGTTCGCAACCGCAGAGACGATGCCCGATGCAGAACTGGCGAAGGTGGCGTAA
- a CDS encoding DUF6908 domain-containing protein: MQTILDILRKAGGWHLGLYLKIDNPPYMELVIEAMDESGPMGPPTLSVAHYGEQNGDLMRDPEMCFELGLTGGAHLDAFYWRNDYVAVEQWSRNIVRDRYVHLIELLEQHQRFAATWDINLRLQGFDPHKHIRS, encoded by the coding sequence ATGCAAACCATCCTCGACATTCTCAGGAAGGCCGGTGGTTGGCACCTCGGCCTTTATCTCAAGATCGATAACCCGCCCTATATGGAATTGGTCATCGAGGCGATGGACGAGTCCGGCCCGATGGGACCTCCCACGCTCTCCGTGGCCCATTACGGCGAACAGAATGGCGACCTCATGCGTGACCCGGAGATGTGCTTCGAGCTTGGTCTCACCGGGGGCGCACATCTGGACGCGTTCTATTGGCGGAACGACTACGTGGCCGTCGAGCAGTGGAGCCGCAATATCGTTCGCGACCGCTACGTCCACCTCATCGAGTTGCTTGAGCAGCACCAGCGATTCGCTGCGACGTGGGACATCAACCTTCGCTTGCAAGGCTTCGACCCGCACAAGCACATACGCAGTTAG
- a CDS encoding ParB/RepB/Spo0J family partition protein gives MQDSSAFQFIAIDQIHESTTNPRLTFEQSKLEELAESIRQHGLIQPVTVRPSDNGFEIVAGARRFRASQLAELFTIPARIVELEDAATMEWQLVENSQRVDVHPYEEAQGFQRLLDMPGYDVAALVLKSGKSASHIYARLSLLQLIPAVAQAFVEERITASHANLIARLPQEHQTAAFEQCWRKDWNDKEPHLLPASHFAGNDENGQQTDEEIVLAALDNTAEDKLTGFALRLALTDHVGIPRENEPDPLSEAEAAFAPPQPKSSKPKNSSKSKETPTLTKAAPKKSATKKQKAA, from the coding sequence ATGCAGGACAGCAGCGCATTCCAATTCATCGCCATCGACCAGATTCACGAGTCCACCACCAACCCGCGCCTCACCTTCGAGCAATCGAAGCTGGAGGAGCTTGCCGAGAGCATCCGGCAACACGGTCTCATCCAACCCGTCACCGTCCGGCCCAGCGACAACGGCTTTGAGATCGTTGCGGGCGCACGACGATTCCGTGCCTCACAGTTAGCGGAGTTGTTTACCATCCCTGCCCGCATCGTTGAGTTGGAAGATGCAGCCACCATGGAATGGCAGCTCGTCGAAAATTCTCAACGCGTCGACGTGCATCCCTATGAGGAGGCGCAGGGCTTCCAACGTTTGCTCGACATGCCCGGTTACGACGTGGCCGCGCTTGTTCTGAAATCGGGCAAGAGTGCATCGCACATCTACGCTCGTCTGTCCCTGTTGCAACTCATACCTGCCGTTGCCCAGGCATTTGTCGAAGAGCGCATTACCGCCAGCCACGCCAACCTCATTGCCCGTCTGCCGCAGGAGCATCAGACCGCAGCCTTCGAGCAGTGCTGGCGCAAGGACTGGAACGACAAAGAGCCGCATCTGCTACCCGCCAGCCACTTCGCCGGGAACGATGAAAACGGCCAGCAGACCGACGAGGAAATCGTACTCGCCGCACTCGACAACACCGCAGAGGACAAGCTAACCGGCTTCGCCCTGCGTCTCGCGCTGACCGATCACGTCGGCATTCCGCGTGAAAACGAACCAGACCCATTGTCCGAGGCCGAGGCTGCATTCGCTCCACCGCAGCCGAAGTCTTCCAAGCCGAAGAACAGCAGCAAATCCAAGGAGACGCCCACACTCACCAAGGCTGCTCCGAAAAAGAGCGCAACCAAGAAGCAGAAAGCTGCCTAA
- a CDS encoding TonB-dependent receptor has translation MKRLRTRLLQAVLYSLAVILTITSLPALNAQIYRGGIGGTVTDSTDAAVVGAAVSAVDTATSLTYNTVSSSSGEFNFSNLPLGSYTVTISSPGFATAKYDKVQVVAGPSYTLSAKLTLSSTGQTVEVTAAALALDTETDVQATVLPETVVQNLPNSGRDFTQMLAQTTGFAGLSTGGGALYASVNGTRSNAVNWQIEGTDNNDLWWNIPAVNQGGVSAIAGVIFPIDAIENFSFVTTGATELGRNPGGTANLTIKSGTNQLHGTAYYFNHNEFFERQNPFLTSKAASRNQNYGFSVGGPILRDKFFFFLSGEHQNFLIGAENHATEPSAAYQSAAYALLDYYGVPHNTVSVNLLNGNGTLRGLWPAAALTGPANPENYQASGNLTGHSFNGVIKLDYKLSDKDHLSARWYVGQGTQTAPTSSDLTPYFENAPIHVQNYSLIYNRIITSSMANQVAVGVSYFNQVFGDADTGFNPIGLGFNTGVTDPALPGSPHLVIGPTSSSNGLSAGNTGFDPTGVTAPSGRNDITGHLDDDLTWTKGAHQLHFGGEIRQAQVDDFYQTGQRGTIYFDGSQGPWNYATNFVDGVAQTPCSALATTNLGVAPGANLNTTSNVLFLADFLAGCLNPTSSSIVQGNPKRQVFVNTFALYAQDAWQITKRFNFNYGLRYDYEGPVHSDYPNLSIFNPSSPTGLSVAGQGVANVYPKFWSGVSPRFGFAYQLDSTGTTVVHGGYGFYYDSVYMKSILQNNGAQNIAVFGPGQNPAGIDQVVNAQGLNQVVQSGVDIFPAFNPSSILADAAPGSITISTFDKNFKPANVQIFDLNIQRSLTNSVIAQIGYVGSKGTHLMGLFDINAAALGSAYNPCPPPDVLPGGSCSVNPQQLTRPYNTQFPAFGVIDAARSNLGSIYHSLQSSLRLQGWHGLTAQLAYTWSHSLDYETGALPYVPQDPTNEKGEYGNSDFDVRNTFTGYFNYAIPTFRGPERLTHGWELNSGFSFHGGTPYTVTASSNVSGNGEFADRAVQVIANPTAGVAHAIVNGSVQWFNPAAFVDPAPGTYSPTRRGQNYNPGYKAFDLSVIKTTAITERVRAQFKANIYNLFNTTNLAPVGFPSTGQVGAIGSTLGPYLGNPTIGPGEPLNVEFALKILF, from the coding sequence ATGAAACGACTACGAACACGTCTCCTGCAGGCTGTTCTCTACAGCCTCGCCGTCATCCTCACCATCACATCCCTACCTGCCCTCAACGCCCAGATCTACCGCGGTGGCATTGGAGGCACCGTCACTGACTCTACCGATGCGGCCGTCGTCGGCGCAGCTGTGTCTGCCGTAGACACAGCTACGAGCCTTACCTACAACACCGTGTCCTCAAGCTCGGGCGAATTCAACTTTTCGAATCTGCCTTTGGGCAGCTACACCGTCACCATCAGTTCTCCCGGCTTCGCGACCGCGAAGTACGACAAGGTGCAGGTCGTTGCCGGCCCGAGTTACACGCTATCCGCGAAGCTGACCCTCTCTTCAACTGGCCAGACGGTGGAGGTGACAGCTGCCGCATTGGCGCTCGATACTGAGACGGATGTGCAGGCTACAGTTCTTCCGGAAACGGTTGTGCAGAATCTGCCCAATAGCGGCCGCGACTTTACGCAAATGCTCGCTCAAACTACAGGATTTGCTGGATTGTCCACCGGAGGCGGCGCACTCTATGCCAGTGTGAACGGAACCCGGTCCAACGCGGTAAACTGGCAGATCGAAGGCACGGACAACAACGATCTTTGGTGGAACATTCCCGCAGTCAATCAGGGCGGAGTCTCTGCAATAGCGGGCGTGATCTTTCCCATCGATGCCATTGAAAACTTCTCCTTTGTCACCACGGGCGCGACCGAGCTTGGGCGCAATCCGGGCGGAACAGCAAACCTCACCATCAAATCCGGCACCAACCAGCTTCATGGCACAGCCTACTACTTCAACCATAACGAGTTCTTTGAGCGGCAGAATCCCTTCTTAACCAGCAAGGCTGCATCGCGGAATCAAAACTACGGATTCTCCGTTGGCGGCCCGATTCTCAGGGACAAGTTCTTCTTCTTTCTGTCCGGTGAACATCAGAACTTTTTGATCGGCGCTGAAAATCACGCGACCGAACCATCGGCTGCCTATCAGAGCGCTGCCTATGCGCTCCTCGATTATTACGGCGTACCCCATAACACCGTGTCGGTAAATTTGCTGAATGGAAACGGCACTCTCCGGGGCCTCTGGCCAGCCGCTGCACTCACCGGACCTGCCAATCCGGAAAACTACCAGGCCTCAGGAAATCTTACCGGGCATAGTTTCAACGGCGTTATCAAGTTGGATTACAAGCTCTCCGACAAAGACCATCTCTCCGCCAGGTGGTACGTGGGTCAAGGCACGCAGACCGCGCCAACCTCCTCCGATCTGACACCGTACTTCGAGAACGCACCCATCCACGTTCAAAACTACTCTTTGATCTACAACCGCATTATTACCTCTTCGATGGCCAATCAGGTCGCTGTGGGAGTCAGCTATTTCAACCAGGTGTTTGGCGATGCCGATACAGGATTCAATCCCATCGGCCTCGGATTCAACACAGGTGTCACCGATCCAGCTCTGCCGGGCTCCCCCCATTTGGTCATCGGTCCCACCAGCAGCAGTAATGGCCTTTCCGCTGGCAACACTGGATTCGATCCGACCGGTGTCACTGCGCCTTCGGGAAGGAATGACATCACCGGCCACCTTGACGACGATTTAACCTGGACCAAAGGGGCGCATCAGCTCCATTTCGGCGGTGAGATCCGCCAGGCTCAGGTTGACGACTTCTATCAGACCGGACAGCGCGGAACCATCTACTTCGACGGCTCTCAGGGCCCATGGAACTACGCGACAAACTTTGTCGACGGAGTGGCGCAGACACCGTGCTCTGCATTAGCTACAACTAACCTTGGAGTAGCTCCCGGAGCTAATCTGAACACGACATCCAATGTCCTTTTCCTTGCAGACTTCCTGGCGGGATGCTTGAATCCAACGTCTTCGAGCATCGTTCAGGGAAATCCGAAGCGACAGGTTTTCGTGAACACATTTGCCCTCTACGCTCAGGATGCCTGGCAAATCACCAAACGTTTCAACTTCAACTACGGCTTGCGCTACGACTATGAAGGCCCTGTGCACTCTGACTACCCCAACCTCTCGATCTTCAACCCATCGAGCCCAACCGGTCTTTCAGTCGCAGGGCAGGGCGTGGCAAACGTCTATCCCAAATTCTGGAGCGGTGTAAGCCCGCGATTCGGGTTTGCCTATCAACTGGATAGCACCGGCACTACGGTCGTTCACGGTGGCTACGGCTTTTACTACGACTCCGTCTATATGAAATCGATCTTGCAGAATAACGGCGCGCAGAACATCGCCGTCTTCGGGCCAGGCCAGAATCCAGCAGGTATTGATCAGGTCGTGAACGCACAGGGTCTCAACCAGGTGGTTCAGTCAGGAGTTGACATCTTTCCTGCCTTCAATCCCTCAAGCATCCTTGCCGATGCTGCGCCGGGTAGCATCACCATCTCCACCTTTGACAAGAACTTCAAGCCTGCCAATGTGCAGATATTTGACCTGAATATTCAGCGCAGCCTCACAAACTCAGTCATTGCCCAGATAGGGTACGTTGGCTCAAAAGGAACTCATCTCATGGGCTTGTTCGACATCAACGCCGCCGCTCTGGGAAGCGCCTACAACCCTTGCCCACCCCCAGATGTCCTTCCCGGAGGTTCTTGCAGCGTCAATCCCCAGCAGCTCACCCGCCCCTACAACACCCAGTTTCCAGCATTCGGCGTGATCGACGCAGCCCGAAGCAATCTCGGCTCCATATATCACTCGCTTCAATCAAGCCTGCGCCTCCAGGGATGGCACGGTCTAACCGCGCAGTTGGCCTACACCTGGTCGCATTCGCTCGACTATGAGACCGGAGCTCTGCCTTATGTCCCGCAAGACCCCACCAATGAAAAAGGAGAGTACGGAAACTCCGACTTCGACGTTCGCAACACCTTCACAGGGTACTTCAACTACGCAATCCCAACCTTCCGCGGGCCAGAGCGGCTCACTCACGGCTGGGAGCTGAACTCCGGATTCTCCTTCCACGGCGGCACACCTTACACCGTCACTGCGAGTTCGAATGTCAGCGGAAACGGGGAGTTTGCGGACCGGGCGGTACAGGTGATTGCTAATCCCACAGCCGGTGTCGCCCACGCCATCGTCAACGGCTCGGTTCAATGGTTCAATCCCGCTGCCTTTGTTGACCCCGCGCCCGGAACCTACTCCCCAACACGCCGCGGACAGAACTACAATCCCGGCTATAAGGCGTTCGACCTCTCTGTCATCAAGACGACAGCGATCACCGAAAGAGTAAGAGCTCAGTTCAAGGCAAATATCTACAATCTGTTCAACACCACGAATCTGGCACCGGTAGGTTTTCCATCGACTGGTCAGGTCGGGGCAATCGGCTCCACGCTTGGACCCTATCTCGGTAACCCCACCATCGGGCCGGGCGAACCTCTCAATGTTGAATTCGCCTTGAAGATCCTCTTCTAG
- a CDS encoding tyrosine-type recombinase/integrase, whose product MEELSGKTIERAIELFLSDKGSQGIDSDVLKKYDRELMRFRQFMEKRSKLFPREIALDDLTEFRAGWLHLYPSSTTRSKVQERLRAFLRYCYESQLVDRVPKLSPIKVDEPPTLPLTNKQYTKLLQVIRDEFTDDKATRAHALVRLMRFSGLAIRDAVTLEREEMKWDNEAKLHRVVTNRQKTGTHVSVPIPQDVAAEVMVAMKLNENPKYAFWNTGTGKPQTAVTNWQHDLRQIFRTAGMEDGHPHQLRDTFAVGLLEQGVPLEEVSKLLGHESIKTTERYYAKWAKARQDRLDSLVVATWVTPEHGAKAGH is encoded by the coding sequence TTGGAAGAGCTATCCGGCAAAACAATCGAGCGAGCGATTGAACTTTTTCTCAGTGACAAGGGTTCGCAGGGTATCGACAGTGACGTGCTAAAAAAGTACGACCGTGAACTTATGCGGTTCCGTCAATTCATGGAGAAGCGATCTAAGTTATTTCCTCGCGAGATTGCATTGGACGATCTCACAGAGTTCCGGGCCGGTTGGCTGCACCTCTACCCTTCTTCTACTACCCGCTCCAAAGTTCAAGAGCGTTTGAGGGCGTTTCTGCGCTACTGCTACGAATCGCAGTTAGTTGACAGGGTGCCGAAGCTATCCCCGATCAAGGTAGATGAACCTCCCACGCTCCCCCTCACAAACAAACAATACACAAAGCTGCTCCAAGTGATCCGTGACGAGTTCACCGACGATAAGGCAACCCGAGCCCATGCGCTCGTGAGACTCATGCGTTTCAGTGGCCTTGCGATCCGCGATGCGGTCACCCTGGAGAGAGAAGAAATGAAGTGGGATAACGAAGCGAAGCTTCATCGTGTCGTCACCAATCGGCAGAAGACGGGCACACACGTATCAGTACCGATCCCTCAGGACGTGGCGGCGGAAGTTATGGTTGCGATGAAATTGAATGAGAATCCTAAGTACGCCTTCTGGAATACTGGAACCGGCAAGCCGCAGACCGCCGTTACGAATTGGCAACACGACCTTCGGCAGATATTTAGAACTGCAGGAATGGAAGACGGGCATCCACACCAACTACGAGATACATTTGCGGTGGGGTTGTTGGAGCAGGGAGTGCCTTTGGAGGAAGTATCGAAGTTGTTAGGGCACGAGTCGATAAAAACGACGGAGAGGTACTACGCGAAATGGGCGAAGGCGAGGCAGGATCGGCTCGACTCTCTAGTCGTGGCAACATGGGTCACGCCGGAGCACGGTGCGAAGGCTGGCCATTGA